Below is a genomic region from Citrobacter europaeus.
GGTTCCATTCCCAGGCCACTAAGTCGGGCTATCTTATCCCGGCTGAAGTAATACCGAGACACACAACCTCGCCGTCGCTGCGAGGTTGTGTTAGCATTATCCCCCTGTGAATCCACCCTCCAGCCTTTCAGAGCCTGCCAATGAGTTATCAGGTCTTAGCCCGAAAATGGCGCCCACAAACCTTTGCTGACGTCGTCGGCCAGGAACATGTGCTGACGGCACTGGCGAACGGCTTGTCGCTAGGGCGTATTCATCATGCTTATTTGTTTTCCGGCACCCGTGGCGTCGGGAAAACCTCTATCGCCCGTTTGCTGGCGAAGGGATTAAACTGTGAAACCGGCATCACCGCGACGCCGTGCGGCGTGTGCGATAACTGCCGCGAAATCGAGCAGGGGCGTTTTGTCGATCTGATTGAAATCGACGCCGCCTCACGCACCAAAGTCGAAGACACCCGTGACCTGCTGGATAACGTCCAGTATGCGCCTGCGCGCGGTCGCTTTAAGGTCTACTTGATCGACGAAGTGCACATGCTGTCGCGCCACAGTTTTAACGCCTTGCTGAAAACGCTCGAAGAGCCGCCCGCGCACGTTAAGTTCCTGCTGGCGACTACCGATCCGCAGAAGCTGCCGGTGACTATCCTGTCGCGCTGTCTGCAATTCCATCTTAAAGCGTTGGATGTCGATCAGATTCGTCATCAGCTTGAGCATATTCTCAAAGAAGAGCATATCGCGCATGAACCACGTGCGCTGCAACTGCTGGCTCGCGCCGCGGACGGTAGCCTGCGCGATGCGCTGAGTCTGACCGATCAGGCGATCGCCAGCGGCGATGGTCAGGTCTCGACCGACGCGGTCAGCACCATGCTCGGCACGCTGGACGACGACCAGGCGCTCTCGCTTGTTGAAGCGGTTGTGGCTGCGGACGGTGAACGCGTTATGACGCTGGTTAACGATGCCGCTGCGCGTGGAATCGAATGGGAAGCGCTGCTGGTTGAGATGTCGGCTTTGCTGCACCGTATTGCTATGGTTCAACTTTCACCCGCCGCGCTCGGTAGCGATATGGCCGCCATTGAACAGCGTATGCGCGAGCTGGCGCGGATCGTCCCGCCAACCGATGTGCAGCTTTACTACCAGACTCTGTTAATCGGGCGCAAAGAACTGCCGTATGCGCCGGACAGGCGAATGGGCGTCGAAATGACGCTGCTGCGTGCGCTGGCTTTTCATCCGCGCATGCCGCTCCCGGAACCTGAAGTCCAGCGACAGTCGTTTGCCCCGGTCGCACCCACTGCGGTGATGACCCCGACGCAGGTGCAGCAGCAGCCAGCGCCTGCGCAACAGCAACAGAATGTGCCGCTCTCCGATGCCACCAGCCAGGTGCTGGCGGCGCGCAGTCAGTTGCAACGTGCTCAGGGAGCAACCAAACCAAAAAAGAGTGAACCGGCAGCCGCTTCCCGCGCGCGGCCGGTGAATAATGCTGCGCTGGAAAGACTGGCTTCGGTGTCGGAACGTGTTCAGGCGCGTCCGGCAGTTTCTGCGCTGGAAAAAGCGCCAGCGAAGAAAGAAGCGTATCGCTGGAAAGCGACCAATCCTGTTGCAGAAGTTAAAGAAGTCGTCGCCACGCCGAAAGCGCTGAAAAAAGCGCTTGAGCATGAAAAAACGCCGGAGCTGGCGGCAAAGCTTGCGGCTGAAGCCATTGAACGCGACCCGTGGGCTGCGCAGGTAAGCCAGCTCTCGTTGCCAAAACTGGTGGAGCAGGTGGCGCTCAATGCCTGGAAAG
It encodes:
- the dnaX gene encoding DNA polymerase III subunit gamma/tau; the protein is MSYQVLARKWRPQTFADVVGQEHVLTALANGLSLGRIHHAYLFSGTRGVGKTSIARLLAKGLNCETGITATPCGVCDNCREIEQGRFVDLIEIDAASRTKVEDTRDLLDNVQYAPARGRFKVYLIDEVHMLSRHSFNALLKTLEEPPAHVKFLLATTDPQKLPVTILSRCLQFHLKALDVDQIRHQLEHILKEEHIAHEPRALQLLARAADGSLRDALSLTDQAIASGDGQVSTDAVSTMLGTLDDDQALSLVEAVVAADGERVMTLVNDAAARGIEWEALLVEMSALLHRIAMVQLSPAALGSDMAAIEQRMRELARIVPPTDVQLYYQTLLIGRKELPYAPDRRMGVEMTLLRALAFHPRMPLPEPEVQRQSFAPVAPTAVMTPTQVQQQPAPAQQQQNVPLSDATSQVLAARSQLQRAQGATKPKKSEPAAASRARPVNNAALERLASVSERVQARPAVSALEKAPAKKEAYRWKATNPVAEVKEVVATPKALKKALEHEKTPELAAKLAAEAIERDPWAAQVSQLSLPKLVEQVALNAWKEENGNVVCLHLRSTQRHLNSSGAQQKLAEALSSLTGSTVELTIVEDDNPAVRTPLEWRQAIYEEKLAQARESIIADNNIQTLRRFFDADLDEESIRPI